The following proteins are encoded in a genomic region of Arcobacter cloacae:
- the pdxH gene encoding pyridoxamine 5'-phosphate oxidase, with the protein MDLTNLRAKYTTKGLDIKDLNQNPFLQFELWFKQAMEAKLTEPNAFSLATVGADMMPSIRTVLLKIFDEKGFVFFTNYKSTKAKQIEENPKAAALFAWLDLERQVKIEGNIEKISKTESLKYFLSRPKGSQIGAWVSHQSQVISSRSLLEQKFDEIRRKFVKGEVPFPDFWGGYIIKPTKIEFWQGGQDRLHDRFVYELQKDGSWTISRLAP; encoded by the coding sequence TTGGATTTAACAAATTTGCGAGCAAAATATACAACAAAAGGTTTAGATATAAAAGATTTAAACCAAAATCCTTTTTTGCAATTTGAACTTTGGTTCAAACAAGCAATGGAAGCAAAATTAACAGAACCTAATGCTTTTAGTCTTGCTACTGTTGGAGCTGATATGATGCCAAGCATTAGGACTGTATTACTTAAAATCTTTGATGAAAAAGGTTTTGTTTTTTTTACAAACTATAAAAGTACAAAAGCAAAACAAATAGAAGAAAATCCAAAAGCAGCAGCACTTTTTGCTTGGCTTGATTTAGAGCGACAAGTAAAAATTGAGGGAAATATAGAAAAAATATCAAAAACCGAATCTTTAAAATATTTTCTTTCACGTCCCAAAGGTAGTCAAATTGGAGCTTGGGTTTCACACCAAAGTCAAGTTATAAGTTCAAGAAGTCTGCTTGAACAAAAGTTTGATGAAATAAGAAGAAAATTTGTAAAAGGTGAAGTTCCTTTTCCTGATTTTTGGGGTGGATATATAATAAAACCTACAAAAATAGAGTTTTGGCAAGGTGGACAAGATAGACTTCATGATAGATTTGTCTATGAACTTCAAAAAGATGGAAGTTGGACTATTTCAAGATTAGCCCCATAA
- a CDS encoding DedA family protein has product MEQFIQDWGYVALFLYSFGGGFVGLVFAGVLSYAGDLNIYVSILVAGISNFLGDQFLFFLARKNKNYAKEMMGKYGRKIALAHLMMRKYGSFVVFIQKYIYGIKTLIPLAMGLTKYSATKFAIFNALATILWACIVGYLSFVAGEYILSLSDDFKYVGLGIILVLFLTISYIFKRIEK; this is encoded by the coding sequence ATGGAGCAATTTATTCAAGATTGGGGATATGTAGCTCTGTTTTTATACTCTTTTGGTGGAGGATTTGTAGGGCTTGTATTTGCAGGAGTTTTATCTTATGCTGGAGATTTAAATATTTATGTCTCTATTTTAGTAGCAGGAATTTCAAACTTTTTGGGTGATCAGTTTTTATTTTTTTTAGCTAGAAAAAATAAAAATTATGCAAAAGAGATGATGGGAAAATATGGAAGAAAAATAGCACTTGCTCATTTGATGATGAGAAAGTACGGTTCTTTTGTTGTGTTTATACAAAAATATATTTATGGAATAAAAACACTAATTCCTCTTGCGATGGGACTTACAAAATATTCAGCTACAAAATTTGCAATTTTTAATGCACTTGCTACTATTTTATGGGCTTGTATAGTTGGTTATTTAAGTTTTGTTGCAGGTGAGTATATATTAAGTTTAAGCGATGATTTCAAATATGTGGGATTAGGAATAATTTTAGTTTTATTCTTAACTATCTCATATATATTTAAAAGAATAGAGAAATAA
- a CDS encoding 5-oxoprolinase subunit PxpA: MMAIRLNCDMGESFGVWKMGNDEEIMPLIDMANLACGYHASDALTMNRTVSLAKKHNVTIGAHPSYQDLQGFGRRSILCSLEEIKSIILYQLGALSAFCKAHGTAVSYVKPHGALYHDMMRDENIFKAILNAISSYDKNIKLMILSGPKNEAYDYTSKLYSINLIYEVFADRNYNDDGSLVARSYENAVIQDELQVADRIKLIKERGYLYSTNSKKLFLKADSICVHGDNDKALEFIKLLRKALY, encoded by the coding sequence ATTATGGCAATTAGATTAAACTGTGACATGGGTGAGAGTTTTGGTGTTTGGAAAATGGGAAATGATGAAGAGATTATGCCATTAATTGATATGGCAAATCTTGCTTGTGGTTATCATGCAAGTGATGCATTAACTATGAATAGAACAGTTTCCCTAGCAAAAAAACACAATGTAACAATAGGAGCTCATCCTTCTTATCAAGATTTACAAGGTTTTGGTAGAAGAAGTATTTTGTGTTCATTAGAAGAGATTAAATCAATCATTTTGTATCAATTAGGAGCTTTAAGTGCTTTTTGTAAAGCCCATGGAACAGCTGTATCTTATGTAAAACCACATGGTGCTTTGTATCATGATATGATGAGAGATGAAAATATTTTTAAAGCAATTTTAAATGCTATTTCATCTTATGATAAAAATATAAAACTTATGATTCTTTCAGGTCCAAAAAATGAAGCTTATGATTACACTTCAAAACTTTATAGTATAAATCTTATTTATGAAGTTTTTGCAGATAGAAATTACAATGATGATGGAAGTTTAGTAGCAAGAAGTTACGAAAATGCAGTTATTCAAGATGAATTACAAGTTGCAGATAGAATAAAATTGATTAAAGAAAGAGGTTATTTATATAGTACAAATAGCAAAAAGCTATTTTTAAAAGCAGATTCTATTTGTGTTCATGGAGATAATGATAAAGCTTTAGAGTTTATAAAACTTCTTAGAAAAGCACTTTATTGA
- a CDS encoding peptidylprolyl isomerase: protein MKSATARHLLVDSEELCLELKNRIANGEKFEDLAKEYSSCPSGYNGGDLGNFFQGQMVPEFDAVVFNEAINVVHGPVKTDFGYHLLETTSRRD, encoded by the coding sequence ATGAAAAGTGCAACAGCAAGACATTTATTAGTTGATAGTGAAGAGTTATGTTTAGAATTAAAAAATAGAATAGCAAATGGTGAAAAATTTGAAGATTTAGCAAAAGAGTATTCTTCTTGTCCATCAGGATATAACGGTGGAGATTTAGGAAACTTTTTTCAAGGTCAAATGGTACCTGAATTTGATGCAGTTGTATTTAATGAAGCTATAAATGTAGTTCATGGACCTGTAAAAACAGATTTTGGTTACCACTTATTAGAAACTACTTCAAGAAGAGATTAA
- a CDS encoding DUF4197 domain-containing protein has translation MKKSIIASTIILSTTFAFALDLGSIAKGVAESVINENQTNTTLKNNNTNSNLDNSTVTSGLKEALKAGVNYATTQLGSNNGYLNNSSVKIPLPDNLAKAESLIRSAGGDKMADDLINSMNSAASKAAPQTTEIFIDAIDKMSLADAQKILNGGDNAATNYFKANTTESLKKSILPIVQQTMKENQVAGYYDMLNNLYKSNVKDLVENSSVMGMAKNFGVDSYIPGNSDESLDEFVTTKAIDGLFTMIAQKETGIRTNPVEQTTSILKQVFGK, from the coding sequence ATGAAAAAATCAATCATCGCTTCAACTATCATTTTATCTACAACTTTTGCTTTTGCCTTAGATTTAGGTTCTATTGCAAAAGGTGTTGCTGAATCTGTAATAAATGAAAATCAAACAAATACAACATTAAAAAACAACAATACAAATTCAAATTTAGATAATTCTACAGTTACAAGTGGATTAAAAGAGGCTTTAAAAGCTGGAGTTAACTATGCAACAACACAATTAGGTTCAAACAATGGGTACTTAAATAACTCATCGGTAAAAATACCTCTTCCTGATAATCTTGCAAAAGCTGAATCACTTATTAGATCAGCAGGTGGAGATAAAATGGCTGATGATTTAATAAACTCAATGAATAGTGCTGCGTCAAAAGCAGCTCCACAAACTACTGAAATTTTTATAGATGCTATCGATAAAATGAGTTTAGCCGATGCTCAAAAAATTCTAAATGGTGGAGATAATGCTGCAACTAATTATTTTAAAGCAAATACTACTGAATCTTTGAAAAAATCAATTTTACCAATAGTTCAACAAACAATGAAAGAAAATCAAGTAGCTGGTTATTATGATATGTTAAATAATTTATATAAATCAAATGTAAAAGATTTAGTTGAAAATAGTTCAGTTATGGGAATGGCTAAAAACTTTGGGGTTGATTCTTATATTCCTGGAAATTCAGATGAAAGCCTAGATGAGTTTGTTACAACAAAAGCAATTGATGGATTATTTACTATGATTGCACAAAAAGAAACTGGAATCAGAACAAACCCTGTTGAACAAACAACTTCAATATTAAAACAAGTATTTGGAAAATAA
- the dbpA gene encoding ATP-dependent RNA helicase DbpA — MEKFSQLNLSKEFLTNLNSLEYTNMTPIQQKSLPLSLQNKDLIAQAKTGSGKTVAFCIPLLNKIDVKNFRIQSLILAPTRELANQIAQELRKLSRHIHNLKVLTLCGGVPFKPQVVSLFHGAHIVVATPGRVLKHIKEENIKLENINTLVLDEADKMLDMGFYDDIIEIIHSLPKNRQTLLFSATYEKNIEKLALNILKNPEFVKVENEEKVHIKQKFYNVDESNKTALIPALISSNKAKTILIFCNMKITCDKLADDLYDLGLDVLTLHSDLDQKQRDETIILFSNKSYPILIATDVASRGLHIDDVDLVINYDLSLDEKIHTHRIGRTARAGKGGIAISLYNSNDYDRVELIKDTFSDIKEENIIDIEDDLSYKIDSNLRTIFINGGKKQKLRAGDILGALTAGIGLNKDDIGKIDILDFASYVAINKEKLEYVLDKLSKSKIKGKYYRIYEK; from the coding sequence ATGGAAAAATTTTCACAACTAAATTTATCAAAAGAGTTTTTAACAAATTTAAACTCTTTAGAATATACAAATATGACACCAATACAGCAAAAAAGTTTGCCTTTGAGTTTACAAAATAAAGATTTAATAGCTCAAGCAAAAACAGGTTCTGGAAAAACTGTGGCATTTTGTATTCCACTTTTAAACAAAATAGATGTAAAAAATTTCAGAATCCAATCTTTAATATTAGCTCCAACAAGGGAATTAGCAAATCAAATAGCACAAGAACTTAGAAAACTTTCAAGACATATTCATAATCTAAAGGTGCTTACTCTTTGTGGAGGAGTTCCTTTTAAACCTCAAGTTGTTTCATTGTTTCATGGGGCTCATATTGTTGTAGCAACTCCAGGACGAGTTTTAAAACATATAAAAGAAGAGAATATAAAGCTTGAAAATATAAATACTTTGGTTTTAGATGAAGCTGATAAAATGCTTGATATGGGTTTTTATGATGATATTATTGAAATAATACACAGTTTACCAAAAAATAGACAAACTCTTTTATTTTCAGCAACTTATGAAAAAAATATAGAAAAATTAGCTTTAAATATATTAAAAAATCCAGAGTTTGTAAAAGTTGAAAATGAAGAAAAAGTTCATATAAAACAGAAGTTTTATAATGTGGATGAATCAAATAAAACAGCACTTATTCCAGCACTTATCTCATCAAATAAAGCAAAAACAATTTTAATTTTTTGTAATATGAAAATAACTTGTGATAAATTAGCTGATGATTTATATGATTTGGGATTAGATGTTTTAACTTTACATTCAGATTTAGACCAAAAACAGCGTGATGAAACTATTATTTTATTTTCAAATAAGTCATATCCTATTTTAATAGCAACAGATGTGGCTTCAAGAGGACTTCATATTGATGATGTGGATTTGGTTATAAATTATGATTTATCATTAGATGAAAAAATACACACTCACAGAATCGGAAGAACTGCACGTGCTGGAAAAGGTGGAATAGCAATATCTTTATATAATTCAAATGATTATGATAGAGTTGAACTTATCAAAGATACTTTTAGTGATATAAAAGAAGAGAATATAATAGATATAGAAGATGATTTATCATATAAAATTGATTCAAATTTAAGAACAATTTTTATAAATGGTGGGAAAAAACAAAAATTAAGAGCAGGTGATATTCTTGGTGCTTTAACAGCTGGGATTGGTTTAAATAAAGATGATATTGGAAAAATTGATATTTTAGATTTTGCCTCTTATGTAGCTATAAATAAAGAGAAATTAGAATATGTTTTAGACAAACTTTCTAAGTCAAAAATAAAAGGTAAATATTATAGAATTTATGAAAAATAA
- a CDS encoding diguanylate cyclase domain-containing protein, translating into MLIKNKLFLKMILIFTLPALGILYFSSILVYEKVELVKEVDDTYDNLIYLNAVKKLILQVQKERSLSVKYHLSKIELPELLEQRKDTSISCDELKNLISNLSLENRFSQYKNELKKLEDFRIKLDNLDTNLVEVFQAYTSLNKTILASLSTLKPVKFAIGLNSDFTNILSFLKFEESLQVEKDLIEIYLTKKSLDPKLYELFLENYFMQDSNRTLFYSNINLEIMQKLNIKFNEEYTSKIFNIKNNIKENLPANNLLKIEEWEKISNENLENFNNIFNALISSIEQSAKKYEDKILEDRNKSLIFLFVCFSTLISLLFVLRNIIFNEQKSFMIVQKHKDIYELLNQANKFLLKLFDKKRLYSNICELLSENENIRFCFIYDYIDDDITAQDGELKQRVITQIGNYHDKNQNNIVSKTMKWETSIIINNFEQKNISIFYDDAKKLNINSMASFPIKKFNTIVGTLVLYSNELNFFDQEVEILFDKLVNDITHCLEKMEYEEIRIKQEDELRLSSYAFESSEPMIITNNTGDIIKVNQAFCTAMGYAKEEILGKNPRIFKSGHQDRKFGDELWNSLKVQGFWSGEVYNKKANNEIIPLRATITAIKDKEGRITHFLGQYIDIGEQKDKEKVLEYQATHDNLTGLPNRLLLLDRIEHAITKVVRHKIVGGLIFIDLDNFKEVNDTLGHDIGDALLIMVAKKIKEVVRDEDTIARIGGDEFIVLIDNIGNNKDVAKTNISNLAIKIKDALNSITTIEGHINVSTPSIGITLFNDSSVSVKDIIKQADTAMYVAKKQGKNAIEFF; encoded by the coding sequence ATGTTGATTAAAAATAAATTATTTCTAAAAATGATATTAATATTTACATTACCAGCATTAGGAATTTTATATTTTAGTTCGATATTAGTTTATGAAAAAGTTGAACTAGTAAAAGAAGTAGATGATACTTATGATAATTTGATATATTTAAATGCTGTTAAAAAACTAATTTTACAAGTTCAAAAAGAGAGAAGTTTGTCTGTAAAATATCACCTTTCAAAAATTGAACTTCCTGAACTTTTAGAACAAAGAAAAGATACATCTATTTCATGCGATGAATTAAAAAATTTGATTTCTAATTTAAGTTTAGAAAATCGTTTTAGTCAATATAAAAATGAATTAAAAAAGTTAGAAGATTTTAGAATTAAATTAGATAATTTAGATACAAATTTAGTAGAAGTTTTTCAAGCATATACTTCTTTAAATAAGACTATTTTAGCTTCTTTATCAACATTAAAACCAGTAAAATTCGCTATAGGATTAAATAGTGATTTTACAAATATTTTAAGTTTTTTAAAATTTGAAGAGTCATTACAAGTAGAAAAAGATTTAATAGAGATTTATTTAACAAAAAAAAGTTTAGATCCAAAGTTATATGAACTATTTTTAGAGAACTATTTTATGCAAGATTCAAATAGAACACTATTTTATTCAAATATAAATTTAGAAATTATGCAAAAATTAAATATTAAATTTAATGAAGAGTATACAAGTAAAATTTTTAATATTAAAAATAATATAAAAGAGAATCTTCCTGCAAACAATCTTTTAAAAATAGAGGAGTGGGAAAAAATATCAAATGAGAATTTGGAAAATTTTAATAATATTTTTAATGCTTTAATCTCTTCTATCGAACAATCAGCAAAAAAATATGAAGATAAAATTTTAGAAGATAGAAATAAAAGCTTAATTTTTCTTTTTGTATGTTTTTCTACATTGATATCTTTACTTTTTGTTTTAAGAAATATTATCTTTAATGAACAAAAAAGTTTTATGATTGTTCAAAAACATAAAGATATTTATGAATTACTAAATCAAGCAAATAAGTTTTTATTGAAACTTTTTGATAAAAAGAGATTATATTCAAATATTTGTGAACTTTTATCAGAAAATGAAAATATTAGATTTTGTTTTATATATGACTATATTGATGATGATATTACAGCACAAGATGGTGAACTAAAGCAAAGAGTTATTACTCAAATTGGTAACTATCATGACAAAAATCAGAATAATATTGTTTCAAAAACTATGAAATGGGAAACAAGTATTATTATAAATAATTTTGAACAAAAAAATATCTCAATTTTTTACGATGATGCAAAAAAGTTAAATATAAACTCTATGGCATCTTTTCCAATAAAGAAGTTTAATACTATAGTTGGGACTTTAGTTTTATATTCAAATGAACTTAATTTCTTTGATCAAGAAGTTGAGATACTTTTTGATAAATTAGTAAATGATATAACACATTGTTTGGAGAAAATGGAATATGAAGAGATTAGAATAAAACAAGAGGATGAATTAAGACTATCTTCTTATGCTTTTGAATCAAGTGAACCTATGATTATCACAAACAATACAGGTGATATCATAAAAGTAAATCAAGCTTTTTGTACAGCTATGGGATACGCAAAAGAGGAGATTCTAGGAAAAAATCCAAGAATTTTTAAATCTGGACATCAAGATAGAAAATTTGGTGATGAGTTATGGAATAGTTTAAAAGTTCAAGGTTTTTGGAGTGGAGAGGTTTATAACAAAAAAGCAAATAATGAAATTATTCCATTAAGAGCTACTATAACGGCTATAAAAGATAAAGAAGGAAGAATAACTCATTTCTTAGGACAATATATAGATATAGGTGAACAAAAAGATAAAGAGAAAGTTTTAGAGTACCAAGCAACTCATGATAATTTAACAGGTTTACCAAATAGATTATTATTACTTGATAGAATAGAACATGCGATTACAAAGGTTGTAAGGCATAAAATTGTTGGTGGTTTAATATTTATTGATTTAGATAATTTCAAAGAAGTAAATGATACTTTAGGGCATGATATAGGTGATGCTTTACTTATTATGGTTGCAAAAAAAATAAAAGAAGTTGTAAGAGATGAAGATACGATAGCCCGAATAGGTGGAGATGAGTTTATAGTTTTAATTGATAATATTGGAAATAATAAGGATGTAGCGAAAACAAATATTTCAAATTTAGCTATAAAAATAAAAGATGCTTTAAATTCAATTACTACTATTGAAGGACATATAAATGTATCAACTCCAAGTATTGGAATAACACTATTTAATGATTCAAGCGTTAGTGTAAAAGATATTATTAAGCAAGCGGATACTGCAATGTATGTGGCAAAAAAACAAGGTAAAAATGCAATTGAGTTTTTCTGA
- a CDS encoding nuclear transport factor 2 family protein — MIKKPKDILEQWMKAVNEGDVKTLLNLYDNNAVLIPTFSNRLLNTPKKLKDYFEKLGSREDLSIALHEKTLIIQELENQIFSLSGIYNWRFAVDGELLNFEARFSYLIDLSKANPIFHHHSSQIPRML, encoded by the coding sequence ATGATAAAAAAACCAAAAGATATATTAGAACAATGGATGAAAGCAGTAAATGAAGGAGATGTAAAAACTTTACTTAACTTATATGATAATAATGCTGTATTAATTCCAACATTTTCAAATAGATTATTAAATACACCAAAAAAATTAAAAGATTATTTTGAGAAACTTGGAAGTAGAGAAGATCTAAGTATTGCACTTCATGAAAAAACATTAATCATTCAAGAATTAGAAAATCAAATTTTTTCATTAAGTGGTATTTATAATTGGCGTTTTGCAGTGGATGGAGAATTATTAAATTTTGAAGCTAGATTTAGTTATCTAATTGACCTTTCAAAAGCAAATCCAATTTTTCATCATCATTCATCACAAATTCCTAGAATGTTATGA
- the pxpB gene encoding 5-oxoprolinase subunit PxpB: MIFKIVSVDSLIIYFGNSIDEKISQNVKKAYFCIKNLMLEGIIEIIPSYTSIFISYDIFKYDYESLKSLLEKNINLDLDLILDEKIISIDVYYGNEVGFDLEKISLEKNLSIENIISLHSNKIYDVYAIGFLPAFAYLGKVDEKIAVPRVSTPRKIVPKGSVAIADFQTAIYPQQSPGGWNIIGKTAFEPFDKKLKNLSVLNIGNKVKFNPISKEQFLKQGGVL, translated from the coding sequence ATGATTTTTAAAATTGTAAGTGTTGATTCTTTAATTATATATTTTGGAAATTCTATAGATGAAAAAATCTCTCAAAATGTAAAAAAAGCCTATTTTTGTATAAAAAATTTAATGCTTGAAGGAATTATAGAGATTATTCCTTCATATACTTCTATTTTTATCTCTTATGATATTTTTAAATATGATTATGAAAGTTTAAAAAGTTTATTAGAAAAAAATATAAATTTAGATTTAGATTTAATTTTAGATGAAAAAATTATAAGTATTGATGTTTATTATGGGAATGAAGTTGGTTTTGATTTAGAAAAAATTAGTTTAGAAAAAAATCTTTCTATTGAAAATATAATTTCTCTTCATTCAAATAAAATCTATGATGTTTATGCTATTGGATTTTTACCAGCTTTTGCATATTTAGGAAAAGTAGATGAAAAAATAGCAGTTCCAAGAGTTTCAACTCCAAGAAAAATAGTTCCAAAAGGAAGTGTTGCAATTGCTGATTTTCAAACAGCTATTTATCCACAACAAAGTCCTGGAGGTTGGAATATTATAGGTAAAACAGCTTTTGAACCTTTTGATAAAAAACTAAAAAATCTATCTGTTTTAAATATAGGAAATAAAGTAAAATTTAATCCTATTTCAAAAGAGCAGTTTTTAAAACAAGGGGGCGTTTTATGA
- a CDS encoding biotin-dependent carboxyltransferase family protein, whose product MSFEIINSPILATIQDKGRFGFSFLGVSNSGCSDEFAYFWANKLLKNSLDTNILEISFSNFIIEANKDTQLSITGANCEFFINEQSKEIWQSYNIKKGDIIKIGKILSGNLVYLAVLGGFDIKKEFGSNSTTIKEKLGGLDGDKLKKGDELPYKKRVCNYTMRLKKEFIPNYEEDLTLRVIFSYQEEYFSKEEKDKFLNSTYFVTNEFNKMAYKLKGIPIKCQIDGIISEAIAFGSIQIPKDGQPIVLLKQRQTIGGYPKIGVVLNIDCFKLSQARINTKIRFEEISYEEALDKSKSFSKSFFESSAGLKKS is encoded by the coding sequence ATGAGTTTTGAAATCATAAATAGTCCAATTTTAGCAACAATTCAAGATAAAGGAAGATTTGGTTTTTCTTTTTTAGGAGTTTCAAATAGTGGTTGTTCTGATGAATTTGCTTATTTTTGGGCAAATAAACTTTTGAAAAATTCCTTAGATACAAATATTTTAGAAATCTCTTTTTCAAATTTTATAATAGAAGCAAATAAAGATACTCAACTTTCAATAACGGGTGCGAATTGCGAGTTCTTTATAAACGAACAATCAAAAGAGATTTGGCAAAGTTATAATATCAAAAAGGGTGATATTATAAAAATTGGAAAAATTCTAAGTGGAAATTTGGTCTATTTAGCTGTTTTAGGTGGTTTTGATATAAAAAAAGAGTTTGGAAGTAATAGTACAACTATCAAAGAAAAACTTGGTGGATTAGATGGAGATAAATTAAAAAAAGGTGATGAGTTACCTTATAAAAAAAGAGTTTGTAACTACACAATGAGATTAAAAAAAGAGTTTATTCCAAATTATGAAGAGGATTTAACCTTAAGAGTTATTTTTTCATATCAAGAGGAGTATTTTTCTAAAGAAGAAAAAGATAAATTTCTTAATTCAACTTATTTTGTAACAAATGAATTTAATAAAATGGCTTATAAGTTAAAAGGAATCCCAATAAAATGTCAAATAGATGGAATAATTTCAGAAGCAATAGCCTTTGGAAGTATTCAAATTCCAAAAGATGGACAACCAATTGTGCTATTGAAACAAAGACAAACAATAGGAGGTTATCCAAAAATTGGAGTAGTTTTAAATATAGATTGCTTTAAACTCTCTCAAGCAAGAATAAATACAAAAATAAGATTTGAAGAAATCTCTTATGAAGAGGCTTTAGATAAATCTAAAAGTTTTTCAAAAAGTTTTTTTGAATCATCAGCTGGTTTAAAAAAATCATAA
- a CDS encoding EAL domain-containing protein, which translates to MFFLNFINKFLKKNNIKTLFLIDILYMKDLNAIYQFKNGDYIIRQLKKLLKSEIKNSIHKKIGKKSNIQIKNSHADVFEILIFSDINLEKINEIKNIIYEKIVSYNFKLLDKNFFINIDVTISCSKSSDKQIKVFAEKALHEAKLNYLHYMYFDSTLFKEDFINKDLLEIINHSIKNNSVEPYFQAIMDNKTLQIIKYEALMRIYDKNGNILVPNIFIHKAKKYRLYNKLMEILFDKIIIYILKYKIHVSINLDYVDILNPMIRKTLISKIKKHQIGSFLTIEILENEKVSNFDMVNDFLKEVKKYGVKIAIDDFGVGFSNYENILNLEIDYIKIDGSLIKRIDEDIYLNLIKSIVLFSKQQNIKLVAEYVSDLKTLRYVKNIQIDYSQGYYIGKPLSIDELLGKKDEKTT; encoded by the coding sequence TTGTTTTTTCTTAATTTCATAAATAAATTCTTAAAGAAAAATAATATTAAAACTCTTTTTTTAATTGATATTTTGTATATGAAAGATTTAAATGCTATTTATCAGTTCAAAAATGGCGATTATATTATTAGACAATTAAAAAAACTTCTAAAATCAGAAATAAAAAATTCAATACATAAAAAAATTGGTAAAAAATCGAATATTCAAATTAAAAACTCTCATGCTGATGTGTTTGAAATATTGATATTTTCAGATATAAATTTAGAAAAAATCAATGAAATAAAAAACATTATTTATGAAAAAATTGTCTCTTACAATTTTAAATTATTAGATAAAAACTTTTTTATTAATATTGATGTAACAATTAGTTGTTCTAAAAGTTCGGATAAACAAATAAAAGTTTTTGCGGAAAAAGCACTTCATGAAGCAAAATTAAACTATTTACATTATATGTATTTTGATTCAACTTTATTTAAAGAAGATTTTATAAACAAAGATTTATTAGAAATAATAAATCACAGTATCAAAAACAACTCTGTTGAGCCATATTTTCAGGCTATTATGGATAATAAAACTTTACAAATCATCAAATATGAAGCTTTGATGAGAATATACGATAAAAATGGAAATATTTTAGTACCCAATATTTTTATTCATAAGGCTAAAAAATATAGGTTGTATAATAAATTAATGGAAATTTTATTTGATAAAATTATTATTTACATTTTAAAATATAAAATCCATGTTAGTATAAATCTAGATTATGTAGATATTTTAAATCCTATGATAAGAAAAACTTTAATAAGCAAAATAAAAAAACATCAAATAGGCTCATTTTTAACTATAGAAATTCTTGAAAATGAAAAAGTATCAAATTTTGATATGGTGAATGATTTTCTAAAAGAAGTAAAAAAATATGGCGTAAAAATAGCAATTGATGATTTTGGTGTGGGTTTTTCAAATTATGAAAATATTTTAAATCTAGAAATAGATTATATAAAAATTGATGGTTCTTTAATAAAAAGAATAGATGAAGATATATATTTAAATCTAATTAAAAGCATAGTTTTGTTCTCAAAACAACAAAATATAAAATTAGTTGCAGAATATGTAAGTGATTTAAAAACTTTAAGATATGTAAAAAATATACAAATAGATTATTCTCAAGGTTATTATATAGGAAAGCCTTTGAGTATTGATGAGCTACTAGGAAAAAAAGATGAAAAAACAACTTGA